The following proteins come from a genomic window of Yinghuangia sp. ASG 101:
- the fxlM gene encoding methyltransferase, FxLD system, whose amino-acid sequence MWHQHHIEFHTPADAQRVAAGALAPALTAAQATGRLSGWWFIRKQPWKIRYEADNPTGIPDVLDTLMSDGSIRGWANGVYEPETTTFGGPRGMDVAHALFHRDSAHLLVSSRPPLGIRETSVLLVSAMLHAAGLDRFEQADVWERVAFLRPVPMATNARHSKQIHTLLAARPDRRIPDDWVTAFTETGHTLADLARCGQLTRGLRAVLAHHFLFHFNRAGLSLTEQAALAALAASALFNDEPDTENHPIKSNSPTLKTTSTNLGSTMTTPADDAADRRNAMVDTLVKAGTITDARIEQVFRTVPRHRFVPGVTLDEAYADDTVATKRNDHEALSGASQPTIVATMLHQLDLHPGETVFEAGAGTGYNAALMAALVGDGGGYVVTVDIDQDIVDGARAHLTDTGVSNVLVVRRDGAIGYAERAPFHKVIATVGAYEIPDSWFHQLHTGGRLVVPVRLRGTVSRSIAFERRGDRWVSVSHEMAGFMPLRGIGDDARRYVPVAPGVKLQTYAEQDVQVGQGILDQPDHEVWTGVTVASGEPFEWLELFLALRLPNAPVRMHIAPGTVGITPTFGWGSTAAFADGALAYLRFRAVETPEGKRFEFGVVSHGSAEFGDRVAAEIRIADEQYRDRPFAFEIPDVPEDANRDRFIIPRKRPINVVWK is encoded by the coding sequence GTGTGGCATCAGCACCACATTGAATTCCATACCCCGGCCGACGCCCAGAGGGTAGCGGCGGGCGCGCTCGCCCCGGCCCTGACTGCCGCGCAGGCCACCGGCCGGCTGTCCGGGTGGTGGTTCATCCGCAAACAGCCCTGGAAGATCCGGTACGAGGCTGATAACCCCACAGGCATCCCCGACGTACTCGACACCCTCATGAGCGACGGCTCGATCCGAGGTTGGGCGAACGGCGTCTACGAACCAGAGACCACCACCTTCGGCGGCCCGAGAGGCATGGACGTCGCCCACGCGCTCTTCCACCGTGACAGCGCCCACCTGCTCGTATCCTCCAGACCGCCTCTCGGAATCCGCGAGACCTCGGTGCTGCTCGTGAGCGCCATGCTCCATGCGGCGGGGCTCGACAGATTTGAGCAAGCCGACGTGTGGGAACGCGTCGCTTTCCTGCGACCCGTCCCCATGGCCACCAACGCCCGCCACAGCAAGCAGATCCACACACTTCTCGCCGCCCGCCCCGACAGGCGGATACCCGACGACTGGGTAACCGCCTTCACCGAAACCGGGCACACCCTCGCCGACCTCGCCCGCTGCGGGCAGCTGACCCGCGGTCTGCGCGCGGTCCTGGCCCACCACTTCCTCTTCCACTTCAACCGAGCCGGACTGTCCCTGACCGAACAAGCCGCGCTGGCCGCCCTCGCGGCGAGTGCACTGTTCAACGACGAACCCGACACCGAAAACCACCCGATCAAGTCCAACTCGCCGACCTTAAAGACCACTTCAACGAATCTGGGGTCCACCATGACGACACCCGCTGACGACGCGGCAGACCGGCGCAACGCAATGGTCGACACGCTGGTCAAGGCCGGCACCATCACCGACGCGCGCATCGAGCAGGTCTTCCGGACCGTTCCGCGGCATCGGTTCGTCCCAGGCGTCACCCTCGACGAGGCGTACGCGGACGACACCGTCGCCACCAAGCGCAACGACCACGAAGCGCTGTCCGGTGCGTCGCAACCCACCATCGTCGCGACAATGCTCCACCAGCTCGACCTGCACCCCGGCGAGACAGTCTTCGAGGCCGGCGCCGGCACCGGCTACAACGCGGCGCTTATGGCAGCCCTGGTCGGCGATGGCGGCGGCTACGTGGTCACCGTCGATATCGACCAAGACATCGTGGACGGCGCGCGAGCGCACCTCACCGACACCGGCGTATCGAACGTCCTCGTTGTGCGTCGTGACGGAGCGATCGGATACGCCGAACGCGCCCCATTCCATAAGGTGATCGCCACCGTCGGGGCGTACGAGATCCCGGACTCCTGGTTCCACCAACTGCACACTGGCGGACGGCTCGTCGTCCCCGTGCGACTGCGCGGCACGGTCTCACGATCGATCGCGTTCGAACGGCGCGGCGACCGCTGGGTCTCCGTCAGCCACGAGATGGCCGGCTTCATGCCGCTGCGCGGGATCGGCGACGATGCCCGCCGATACGTACCCGTCGCGCCCGGGGTGAAGCTACAGACCTATGCCGAGCAAGACGTCCAGGTCGGCCAAGGAATCCTCGACCAGCCGGACCACGAGGTGTGGACCGGGGTGACTGTCGCGTCCGGCGAACCCTTCGAATGGCTGGAGCTGTTCCTCGCGCTCCGACTGCCGAACGCCCCCGTGCGCATGCACATCGCCCCCGGCACCGTCGGCATCACTCCCACCTTCGGCTGGGGCTCCACCGCGGCGTTCGCCGACGGGGCGCTGGCCTACCTGCGGTTCCGAGCCGTCGAGACCCCAGAGGGCAAGCGGTTCGAGTTCGGCGTCGTCTCCCACGGCTCCGCTGAGTTCGGGGACCGCGTCGCTGCGGAGATCCGAATCGCCGACGAGCAGTACCGAGACCGACCGTTCGCCTTCGAGATCCCCGACGTCCCCGAGGACGCGAACCGCGACCGGTTCATCATTCCTCGTAAACGGCCCATCAACGTGGTGTGGAAATGA
- a CDS encoding lanthionine synthetase C family protein, producing MTPEDVPSAIAARPGWWQSLAFGAPGIALLHVELAARDEGSLDTAHKWIAAMTRDAAAIGPGTSLYFGAPALAHVLVCSGRYPKALRSLHMAIRADVKKRLDAAHARIDRGDLPQMAEYDLIRGLTGCGAYLLHTDEADDVLAYLVRLTEPLKGGRLPGWWTSTGPSGITDVGFPDGHANHGMAHGIAGVLALLAHAVRRGTRVDGHEQAIRRLLAWLDRWQCDGSWPYFVASPTGIWKRPVGQRASWCYGAAGVARAQQLAALALGDEERQSDAEHALCAALDAPNLEGGSLCHGTAGLVQIARRAAEDAATPESLYARIPGLIRDEPTGDPFGFLDGDVGAGLVADASATPWDACLLI from the coding sequence ATGACCCCCGAGGACGTCCCGTCCGCCATCGCTGCCCGGCCCGGGTGGTGGCAGTCGCTCGCTTTTGGAGCCCCCGGCATCGCTCTGTTGCACGTCGAACTGGCGGCGCGGGACGAGGGGTCCCTTGATACCGCGCACAAGTGGATCGCAGCGATGACTCGCGACGCCGCCGCCATCGGCCCAGGCACCAGCTTGTACTTCGGCGCGCCGGCCCTTGCGCATGTACTGGTGTGCTCCGGCCGGTATCCGAAGGCCCTCAGATCCCTGCATATGGCGATCCGCGCCGACGTGAAGAAGCGACTCGATGCCGCACACGCACGTATCGACCGCGGCGATCTTCCACAGATGGCCGAGTACGACCTCATCCGCGGACTCACCGGCTGCGGTGCGTACCTGCTGCACACCGACGAAGCCGACGATGTGCTGGCCTATCTCGTGCGACTGACGGAACCTCTCAAAGGCGGCCGACTTCCCGGGTGGTGGACATCGACCGGCCCAAGCGGCATCACCGACGTCGGCTTCCCCGATGGCCACGCCAACCACGGCATGGCCCATGGCATCGCCGGTGTCCTGGCGCTGCTTGCCCACGCCGTCAGACGAGGCACCCGGGTGGACGGCCATGAGCAGGCCATACGCCGACTCCTCGCCTGGCTGGACCGATGGCAGTGCGATGGGTCGTGGCCGTACTTCGTCGCGTCGCCTACCGGCATTTGGAAACGCCCGGTCGGGCAGCGGGCGAGTTGGTGCTACGGCGCGGCGGGAGTTGCGCGTGCCCAGCAGCTTGCGGCGCTCGCGCTTGGAGACGAAGAGCGGCAAAGCGACGCCGAACACGCCCTGTGTGCCGCACTGGATGCCCCGAACCTGGAAGGCGGTTCGCTGTGCCACGGAACGGCGGGCCTCGTGCAGATCGCTCGCCGAGCCGCTGAAGACGCTGCCACCCCGGAAAGCCTCTACGCCCGCATACCCGGCCTGATTCGTGACGAGCCGACCGGCGATCCCTTCGGGTTTCTCGACGGCGACGTCGGTGCAGGCCTGGTCGCCGACGCGTCGGCGACCCCGTGGGACGCCTGCCTACTGATCTGA